The following nucleotide sequence is from Nitrospira sp..
GTCTCGATTGAGCGAGATCCTGATGGAACTGCTGGAGGGACAGCGGCACTCCGGTGAATGGCGTTTGCAACGGAAGGACGGTACGGCCATATCCGTCGAAATGAGCGCCAAGCTCCAACCGGATGGACGGTGGCACGCCATCCTTCGGGACATTACGGAGCGGAAGCGTGCGGAAGCCGGATTACGGGAAAGTGAAGCCCACTTTCGCATGCTGGCCGACGCCACGCCCGTGCTGGTCTGGATGGCGGGCGCCGACCGCCTGCGCACCTGGCTGAATCGATCGTGGATCGAATATACGGGGCGCGATCTGGAGGACGAACTGGGCGACGGCTGGGCCGAGGGCATTCACCCCGACGATCGAGCGACGGCCCTGGCCCGTTATCGAAGTCACTTCGGCCGACTGGAGCCGTTCGAACTCGAGTATCGCCTGCGTCGCCATGACGGTCGTTACGGTTGGATTCTGGATCGAGCCGTGCCCTTGACCACCGCAGACGGATCGATCACCGGCTACCTGGGGGCAGCCCTCGATATCACGGACCGGAAACATGCCGAGGAGCAGCTCCAACAGTGGACGGGGGAACTGGAGCAGCGCGTGCATGAGCGTACCGAAGCCCTCGTGAGGTCGCAGGCCCGGCTGCGCGCGCTCGCCTTGGACTTGAGCGCCACGGAGCAACAGGAACGACGCCGGCTGGCCACGGAGTTGCACGACTACCTGGCCCAACTGCTCGTCGTCGCCCGCATGAAGTTGGGCCAAGCCAAACCGCAGGCCCGTGAACCGAAACTGCAGCAGCTCTTGAACGATGCGGACGACGTGCTCACGCAATCCCTGAACTACACGCGCTCTCTCGTGGCGGAGTTGAGCCCGCAAGTGCTGTACCAATTCGGGTTGCCCGCGGCGCTCAAGTGGCTCGCCGGGCAGATGAAAACCCATGGTCTCGCGGTGACCGTGACCACCGCGCTCGACCGATTACCTCTCGAAGAAGACCATGCGGTCATCATGTATCAAAGCGTGCGCGAGTTGCTGTTCAACGTCGTCAAACATGCCGGCACGGATGAAGCGTCCATCGTGCTGTCGCGTAGCGTGGACGATCTGATCGTCGTCACCGTATCGGATCGAGGCCGCGGATTCGATCCGGCCTCCATGACGGAAGCCGACCGCACCAGCCCGGGCCGCTTCGGTCTCTTCAACGTTCAGGAACGAATCGAGGCCGTAGGGGGACGGCTCGCCCTGGATTCTCACGAGGGCCGGGGAACGAGCATTACCTTGATGGTTCCCTTGAGCCACGCCCAGGACTCCGCCCGGGAGATGGGTTCGTCCCGTCCCACACAGCCGGATTCCCTGCCGAACCCGCCTTCGCAACGCCTGCGCGTACTACTCGTCGACGACCATGCGATGGTGCGGCAGGGGCTTCGGAGCGTGTTAGAAAATTATCAGGACTTGGAAGTCGTCGGAGAAGCCGGTGATGGCGAAACCGCCGTCAGCCTGGCCGCCTCGCTGAAACCGGACGTCGTGGTGATGGACATCAACATGCCTCGCGTGGACGGCATCGAAGCCACGAGGCGCATCCTGTCTTCCGATCACACCGTCGTCGTGATCGGCCTCTCGGTCCAAAACGAGCACCATGTGGAAGAAGCCATGCTCGCCGCGGGGGCGGCGGTCTTTGTCACCAAAGAACGCGCCGCCGTGCAGTTATACGAAGCCATCGTAAGTACGGTTCGCGCCAGGACCTGACGGATTCCACCTAAGCGACAGGCGGTCGCCGCCCCATGACCATGCCGACCACGGCCAGAATCAGGAAAATCACAAAGAGCACGTAGGCGATATGGGTGGCGGTTCCAGCCACTCCGGAGACGCCCAACACACCGGCAATCAGTCCGATAACGAGGAAGGTCACTGCCCAGCTCAACATGATGGCACCTCATTCAAAAGGGTGAAGGATCCCGCTGCACTCGCGCTTCATGTCCTGACAATCCCGAACAGCCACAGGAGAAACACGATTCCCGCAGGCACGCCCAGCAACCACAACCCGATCAATCTCCACATGGTGACCTCCTGCGTGTCGCTCCAGACTTAGAACCACAGATGGACGCCCATCCCGATCCACTCCACTCGCTTCGTGAACAGCTGCCCGTCCGGGGTGGGGCCTGCGTAGTACTCCGCCAGCACCTGCAGTTTTCGATCACCAATCCTGGCATTCTCGAACTGTAGCCCCCCCATCAGGGATTGGCCGACCTCCCAGTTGGTTCGCGCGTTAGTTTGGAAGTCGGCATAGGCGACAGGTCGCACCTTGCCTCCCCAGAACAACCAGGGGCTTTTTATCTCCACTCCGCCCTGGGTCGTTGCTCGGCCCAACGTGCTCGGTTCCTTTCGTACGATCACACCGGCACCGCCGTAGAGGCGGAGCCACGCCGTCAGGTCGTAAGAGAGCTTCAGATCCAACTCTTCGTAACTCAGATTGATGCGCTCGACCTGCGGGTTGTTCAACAAAAACTCATCCCCCAGATGAGAACTTTGATGCCGAATGCGGACGAACCCCGAGAATCGATCCGCGCGATAGCTCGTCACCAGACCGACGGTGTAATCGGCATTGATCAGGTCGATGGAGCGGCGCTCCATATCAAAGACTCCAAACACACCGGCTTGAATGCCCAGTTCCCACTGCCCCCCAAAGGGAGCGGCATTCCGATACACAGCGAACGATTCCCCGAACGCGCTGGCAAATTTGTTGCCGGATGACAGCCAGTGGTATGCGGCGCCGAAGTGGGGCCATCGCTGGTCCGCATGCAGCGGCTCCACCAGGAGGCCGCGGGGCAAGAACTTCGAGTGTGAATCCGGTGTCGCAGCCCGTACCACCCCGGGCGCGACGCCTGCCGCCGGTTCAGGGACGGTGACAATATCGGCTTGGATCACGCCGGGAATGGCCTTGAGCGAGGTCACGATTTTCTCAGGGTCTTCTGCCCCCAAGCGAGTGGCGTAGACCACCACCCTTCCCTCTTCGACATGCACGACCGCGCCGGATAGATGAAATTCATGCTCGAGCATGGCGGCGGCGTAGCCCGCGATGTACTCATCCGAGCCTACAGCCGCCCCCGCGGGGCTCGCGGCAGACAGCCCCCACATCAGCAGGGCTGCGGCCCACCACGTCCATAGTCGACACCCCGAGCCTCCCATGCAGGATCTGCCAATTTCTCGCTCCACATCCCTCCACCTCACCGATCGGTCCGATCGAGTTAAAAGTGGAAGTTGAGACCGACCGTGACCATGTGGCCATTGTCCTGGAACTTCTTGTCGACGATGTTCCGGTCTCGTGACTCGATTTTCTCAAGCCAAATATACCGATAGGTGCTGTCGATGGAGACATGCTTGCTGAGGAAGAACTGCAAGCCGCCGCCGGCGTGGGCGCCGAAGCGGTTCTGGGTATCGTCAAAGCCGCCCGGTCCCTTGACGGTGGTGTAATACCACCCGCCGCCTCCCAGCAGAAACGGCGCCAATCTGGTCGTGCCAAGCGGGTAAATCAAGGCCGACACCTGCACGGGATACGTGTGGACGCGGGTGTCACCGATGTCGTTGCGGCGATAATCGACGGAACCCTCGAAGGCAAAATACCGCGAAGGATGCAGGCGGACTTGCCCGCCACCGAACCACCGGCTCGACCCGTCCTTGGGATCGACATAGGTCGCGCGACCACCGATCGACAGCAAGCCGATCTCCACCTGTTCGAACAAACCCTTATCTTCAGCCGCCGCCACGGTCGAAGGCGCCGACAGGCCCCATACCGTCAAGGCGGTTCCCACTACTGCCGTCAATACCGGAACGGGCCATCGTTTCATCGCAGAACTCCTCTTCTGATCGTCGGTGGACTCACCCCATTGCTTCTTCAATTTACCCTTACACTACTTTCACTTGCCCGTTGCCTGGCGTGCCGACCCATCACGAGTCGGCACGCCCAGTTTCTTTAGCGGTCGATCTTGGTCTGTCCGCTCTGCGCGTCGACATAGACCTTCTGCGTCTTGTTGTTGACGTCGACGATCTCGACCTCGTAGACGGTCCGGCCGTCTTCCTTGCCGATTTCCGCCTCCACAGCCTTGCCCGGCACGGCAGTCAAGGCATGACGGACCGCCTCCTCCAAGGTCACGGTCGCCGTGGCCGCCAGCTGTTTGTTCGTTTCGAACAGAGCCCAGGCGGGGCTTGCAATCACACCCGACAACAATGCAATGGCGAGTAACTTCTTCATCGGTGAAACCTCCTTCTCTTCACAAGATGTGACGCGTACGGGTGTTCTGGTCAGCGTGCGCGCTGGGCTTGAGCCTGCTCCGTTCCCGGACGCCCTTGCCGGGCATACCAGTCGTCGGCCCACCGCACGACTTCGTCCTTTTTATCGCCGTACCGCTCCTGCACGCGGCCCACGAACTTGTCGTAGTTGCCTTCGATTTGCATAAGATCGTCGTCTGTGAGCTTGCCCCACTGCTTTTTGACTTCGCCCTTGAACTGCACCCACTTGCCTTTGAATTGATCGGAATTCATTGCGGTCCTCCTTGATGGTGTAATGATGCGGCGGCGGAGGCCGGCGAGCTTGCCGCCGATCCCCCGGCCCGCCGCTGTTGGGCGGTTTGGTTCAGCACCCGATGGGCCGGAGTGCGAAAGGCGAGCCCGTTCTTGCCGCCGCGATAGAGGATGACCGTCTGCTCGCCTCGCTCATCAGCGACGGTGACGATCACGCGGCCTTTGACCCCAGGTGCCCGCTTCATCTCTCCTACCTCCCATCCGTGTTACAGGTTTCTTATACCCCCTTCCCCGCCGCTCCAGGACTGGATATACCCCTAGTCCTGTTCGGAGAGCCCCAGGTGGTACTTACCTTGGCATACGTACGTACGAATCGGTTTCGCCGATCGGATGCAAGAGCCTCACAGAGAGGTGAGACCTTGAGCGAAAGAAGGGGATGGGCGGATCTGAATGATACTACTTATGCCGAGCCGGTCGGCTCATGGCACAGGATGGCCAATGTTCTGGCCTCGATCGTATAGGGTTCGCCGCCTTTGTAGGAGGCCTGTTTGCGGCGCGGCTGCGCGGTGTCCAACACAAGGTCCCAATGGGCTCCCTCTGCATAGGCAGGCAGGAGAAATGGAACCGACTCATGGTGCGCATTGAGCAAGAGGAGAAAGGTGCCGTCGACGATCGGATTGCCTCGAGTATCCTTTTCTTCGATGGCGTCGCCGGCCAAGACGATGCCGATGGAGCGGAGATGGCCTTGGTCCCAATCCGCTTCATCCATCTCCTGACCGTCCGTGCGCAGCCAGGCGATGTCTTTGATGCCGGAACCGTGGATTTCCCGTCCTTGAAAGAACCGGCGGCGACGAAACACCGGATGCTCCTGCCGCAACGCGATGAGCCGTTTGACGAATGCCAGCAAGGCCTTGTCGCCCTTACCGAGTTCCCAATCGTGCCAGCTCAATTCATTGTCTTGGCAGTAGGCATTGTTGTTCCCCGACTGGGTGCGGCCGATTTCATCACCGCCGCACAACATGGGCACCCCTTGCGAGAGCAGGAGGGTCGCCAGCATGTTCCGCTTCTGCCGCTGCCGCAGCTCGTTGACGGCGCGATCGTCGGTAGGTCCCTCCGCGCCGCAGTTCCAGCTCAGGTTGTCGTTGTGTCCGTCCTGGTTGTTTTCGCCGTTGGCTTCGTTGTGTTTCTCGTTGTAGGACACCAAATCGTGGAGACTAAAGCCGTCATGGGCGGTAATGAAATTGATGCTGGCGAACGGCCGCCGCCCGCTCATGGCATACAAATCGCTGCTGCCGGACAGGCGATAGGCCAATTCGGCGACCTGCCCGCCGTCGCCCTTCCAATAACGGCGGATCGTGTCGCGATACTTGCCGTTCCATTCGGCCCAGCCGACCGGAAAGTTGCCGACTTGATAACCCCCTGCGCCGAGGTCCCAAGGCTCCGCGATGAGCTTGACCTGCGAGAGGACCGGATCTTGATGGATGATGTCGAAGAAGGCGCTCAGTCGGTCCACCTCATGCAGTTCCCTCGCGAGCGTGGAGGCGAGATCGAAGCGGAACCCGTCCACATGCATATCCAACACCCAGTAACGCAGGCTGTCCATGATGAGCTGCAAGGCTCGCGGATGGCGGACGTTCAGGCTGTTGCCGCAACCGGTGTAGTCCATATAGTAACGCGGATCGTCTCCGACCAGCCGGTAATAGGCGGCGTTGTCGATGCCTCGGAACGACAGCGTCGGACCGAGGTGGTTGCCCTCCGCCGTATGGTTGTAGACCACGTCGAGAATGACCTCGATGCCGGCGCTGTGCAGGGTCTTAACCATGGTCTTGAATTCCCGCACGTGCCGTCCCCGTACCGGCGACGAGGCATACCGCATATCGGGCGCAAAGAAGCCGATCGTGTTGTACCCCCAGTAGTTCGTCAGGCCTTGATCCGTGAGGTGTTTGTCCTGCACGGCATGGTGCACCGGCAACAGTTCGACCGCCGTCACGCCCAGGCCTTGCAGGTATTCGATGACCGCCGGCGTGGAGAGTCCCGCATAGGTTCCCCGTAGGTGCGCCGGCACGTCCGGATGGCGCGCCGTGAAGCCCTTCACATGCACTTCATAGATGATTGTTTTCGACCAGGGCGTCCGGAGCAGATGGTCCCCGCCCCAACTGAACGCCTGATCCACCACCACGCACTTCGGCATCTCGTCGGCGTTGTCACGATCATCCCGCACTAAATCACCGCCCGGGTCACCGAGGCAGTACCCGAACATGCGATCGGAGAGCCGAATGGTATCGGCGATGGACTTCGCGTAGGGATCGAGTAGGAGTTTGGCCTTGTTGAACCGATGGCCGGCCTGTGGTTCATAGGGTCCATCGACCCGGAACCCATAATGGAGGCCGGGGCGCCCCTCCGGCAGGTAGACGTGCCATGTCTGATTGGTCTGCTCCTCCAGTCGAATCCGATGGGATTCCTTCGAGGCATCAGGCCCATCGAACAGGCAAAGATCCACCGACGTGGCATTTTCGGAGAAGAGGGCGAAATTCACCCCTTCGCCGTCCCACGTGGCTCCCAGCGGATAGGGTCGGCCCGGCCATACCTTCATCGTACTTCCTTTCGGTTACGTCTTGCTGCAGTCCATCGCCGACCGATCGTCTGTGCCTATTTCAGCAGGCTGACCAAGTCCTCGGCATGTTCCTCCTCCTTGGCAAGGATCTCCTCCATCAACCGCCGCGTCGTGGGGTCGTCGTTGCCGACGAAGGCGATCATGTCGCGGTAACTTTCAATGGCAATCCGCTCGGCCACCAAATCTTCCTTGATCATGTCCTCGAGTCCGTTCCCCTCCACATATTCGGAATGGCTGCGATCCGCCAGACCCGTGGGCGAGAGGTCCGGCTCTCCTCCCAATTGGACGATCCGCTCCGCCAACTGATCGGCATGCGCCTGTTCTTCTCCGGCGTGGGTAAGGAATTCCGCCTTCACGCTTTCCGCATTCATCCCTTCCGCCATGAAGTAATGACGCCGATATCGCAAGACGCAGACGATCTCCGTCGCCAAGGCCTCGTTCAATAACTTGATCACGGTCTCCCGGTCTGCCTTGTAGTCGGCCGTGTAGGCCCCATCCTCGATATGTTGACGAGCACGCTCTCTGATGGCTTGCACATCTTTGACGAATGACGACTGGCCCTGTGCGGTTTTCATCATGATTCCTTTCCAGACAGGTGAGTGGTTCGCCGTCCTGGGAGGCGACAGTTTACGCCCGGCAATCCGATCGGAGATGGGGCCAAGCAGATATCCAATTCCACCCCTTTCGCTTTTGGTCACCGGTTGTGTTGGCTTCACCTTAGGCGAGGGGGTGCTGAGAACGCGCTAGGTAGGCCCCTAGGCCGGCTGCACAAGCTCCCTAGTAGAATGGATTATGGCGAGGCTGCATAAATGGAAAGCACGCCCACGAGGCGGTGGCGCCGATCCTGGACCGGCAGCCAATCCAGATGCGAGGCGCGCATCAGCGCGATGGCCTCCGCGAGCAGATCGTCTTGGTAGCAGGACGGGATAGGGCTCCTCATGAACCGTTCGATCGCCGTTTCCGGCGGGGCTTCCCTGATGCGATGGCTCAGCCCCATGTCCCGCTCCGTGAGCATCCCGGACAATCGCGCTCCGTCGTAGACGACCAGCACCGGCACGTCGAGCTTGTTCATCAAGCCGGCGGCGTCTTTCAGGCTGGTGCCGGGCGAGGCGATCGTCACCCTCGTGCTCATCGCCTCCCTGACTTGCTTCGCCTCGCCCGGCAACAACCCCAATTCTTCCTCTTTGGTCGATTCGAGATAGAGGCCTGCCACGCGCCGTGGTGTCGCGGTCCGAGGAGGGATGTCCGCACCCTGTTGCTTCCGGTGATCGCTCATGCTGTTTCCTCCGCAAATGTCACACCACCTGCGGCCGGTTTTCATGCACGACGAGACGGAGACGGCCGTACTGCAGGGGACGCTCCGGATTCCGCGTGTAGTGGCCCTTATCTTCTCCGATGGAGATCATGCTCAAGGGCAACGTCAGCTGCTGCTTATAGTGGGGAAACGCCGTCTCCAGCAGAACGGTGACCGTCTGGCCGTCACATTCGATGACCTCTGCGTTGAGCCCCCGCTCGTCTCGAAAATCAACCGTCACACGTTCTTCCGGATCGATCCACGGGCGAATGCGCGCAGCCTTATTGGGAACGTCCATAGAAGCCTCCTCACCGTCGACGAATCATGGATGTCTTCATAGACACCCGCGTCTTTGTCTTCATCATGCCACCGGATCGTCCCGTCGCCCACCGGCGATCCCCCTCATGGCCCGATCGACGCCTCCTCCCGGCGTCAGCGATACGCCAACAGGGAGGACGACCCGACCTGCAGCCGCTCCTCCACGGAATTCCATGCCACATTGCCGAAGAAGGCCTCGATGTAGTCCTTTCGTTCGTTGGGTTTGTAATCCAACAGATAGGCATGTTCCCACACGTCCATGACCAGCACCGGCAGGAACCCGGCTACGTTGCCATGTTCATGCAGACTCACCCAG
It contains:
- a CDS encoding PAS domain S-box protein; this translates as MIPAHLTLQRVAGFAALAAIAVPLLILLSWAYEASWLTAVHPSFGTIKPITLLSILLCGFSLWLLSDEGAVTVTGRRAAQAGAGLACLLAGLTLAEYLFAVDVGIDLWFLEGRDIDSSAHPGRMAPSTAIVSLLLGLALLSLDHPLSNGHYPSQYAALLGGTIGGIALVGYLYGVRSLYKVGSFATISMYSATLMFLIGLGILASRPMRGFMATLMSEDLGGVMLRQVLPFAVFLPILAGWIRITAQRSGYYEFNFGVALAVAAVMLIMLTLLWFLAAHLNRTDGQKKHILQILQQREARHRLALKAGRMGTFHQDLDQQTLMFSPELEAMFGLLPMSFGSTFAAFLALVHSEDKQRVERTVEEAIRNRSAYEFECRVHRALPPSEAWIAVAAQVLPDTSGSPRQITGVMFDVTERKRSETALRESEERFRHLFEQASDGIVMADMTGQYLDVNSRACHMLGYSRDELLSMKIADLFAPHEQSRLSEILMELLEGQRHSGEWRLQRKDGTAISVEMSAKLQPDGRWHAILRDITERKRAEAGLRESEAHFRMLADATPVLVWMAGADRLRTWLNRSWIEYTGRDLEDELGDGWAEGIHPDDRATALARYRSHFGRLEPFELEYRLRRHDGRYGWILDRAVPLTTADGSITGYLGAALDITDRKHAEEQLQQWTGELEQRVHERTEALVRSQARLRALALDLSATEQQERRRLATELHDYLAQLLVVARMKLGQAKPQAREPKLQQLLNDADDVLTQSLNYTRSLVAELSPQVLYQFGLPAALKWLAGQMKTHGLAVTVTTALDRLPLEEDHAVIMYQSVRELLFNVVKHAGTDEASIVLSRSVDDLIVVTVSDRGRGFDPASMTEADRTSPGRFGLFNVQERIEAVGGRLALDSHEGRGTSITLMVPLSHAQDSAREMGSSRPTQPDSLPNPPSQRLRVLLVDDHAMVRQGLRSVLENYQDLEVVGEAGDGETAVSLAASLKPDVVVMDINMPRVDGIEATRRILSSDHTVVVIGLSVQNEHHVEEAMLAAGAAVFVTKERAAVQLYEAIVSTVRART
- a CDS encoding DUF1328 domain-containing protein — its product is MLSWAVTFLVIGLIAGVLGVSGVAGTATHIAYVLFVIFLILAVVGMVMGRRPPVA
- a CDS encoding DUF1207 domain-containing protein, translating into MEREIGRSCMGGSGCRLWTWWAAALLMWGLSAASPAGAAVGSDEYIAGYAAAMLEHEFHLSGAVVHVEEGRVVVYATRLGAEDPEKIVTSLKAIPGVIQADIVTVPEPAAGVAPGVVRAATPDSHSKFLPRGLLVEPLHADQRWPHFGAAYHWLSSGNKFASAFGESFAVYRNAAPFGGQWELGIQAGVFGVFDMERRSIDLINADYTVGLVTSYRADRFSGFVRIRHQSSHLGDEFLLNNPQVERINLSYEELDLKLSYDLTAWLRLYGGAGVIVRKEPSTLGRATTQGGVEIKSPWLFWGGKVRPVAYADFQTNARTNWEVGQSLMGGLQFENARIGDRKLQVLAEYYAGPTPDGQLFTKRVEWIGMGVHLWF
- a CDS encoding porin family protein; this encodes MKRWPVPVLTAVVGTALTVWGLSAPSTVAAAEDKGLFEQVEIGLLSIGGRATYVDPKDGSSRWFGGGQVRLHPSRYFAFEGSVDYRRNDIGDTRVHTYPVQVSALIYPLGTTRLAPFLLGGGGWYYTTVKGPGGFDDTQNRFGAHAGGGLQFFLSKHVSIDSTYRYIWLEKIESRDRNIVDKKFQDNGHMVTVGLNFHF
- a CDS encoding PepSY domain-containing protein — its product is MKKLLAIALLSGVIASPAWALFETNKQLAATATVTLEEAVRHALTAVPGKAVEAEIGKEDGRTVYEVEIVDVNNKTQKVYVDAQSGQTKIDR
- a CDS encoding CsbD family protein, with amino-acid sequence MNSDQFKGKWVQFKGEVKKQWGKLTDDDLMQIEGNYDKFVGRVQERYGDKKDEVVRWADDWYARQGRPGTEQAQAQRAR
- the glgX gene encoding glycogen debranching protein GlgX; this encodes MKVWPGRPYPLGATWDGEGVNFALFSENATSVDLCLFDGPDASKESHRIRLEEQTNQTWHVYLPEGRPGLHYGFRVDGPYEPQAGHRFNKAKLLLDPYAKSIADTIRLSDRMFGYCLGDPGGDLVRDDRDNADEMPKCVVVDQAFSWGGDHLLRTPWSKTIIYEVHVKGFTARHPDVPAHLRGTYAGLSTPAVIEYLQGLGVTAVELLPVHHAVQDKHLTDQGLTNYWGYNTIGFFAPDMRYASSPVRGRHVREFKTMVKTLHSAGIEVILDVVYNHTAEGNHLGPTLSFRGIDNAAYYRLVGDDPRYYMDYTGCGNSLNVRHPRALQLIMDSLRYWVLDMHVDGFRFDLASTLARELHEVDRLSAFFDIIHQDPVLSQVKLIAEPWDLGAGGYQVGNFPVGWAEWNGKYRDTIRRYWKGDGGQVAELAYRLSGSSDLYAMSGRRPFASINFITAHDGFSLHDLVSYNEKHNEANGENNQDGHNDNLSWNCGAEGPTDDRAVNELRQRQKRNMLATLLLSQGVPMLCGGDEIGRTQSGNNNAYCQDNELSWHDWELGKGDKALLAFVKRLIALRQEHPVFRRRRFFQGREIHGSGIKDIAWLRTDGQEMDEADWDQGHLRSIGIVLAGDAIEEKDTRGNPIVDGTFLLLLNAHHESVPFLLPAYAEGAHWDLVLDTAQPRRKQASYKGGEPYTIEARTLAILCHEPTGSA
- a CDS encoding bacterioferritin, with the protein product MMKTAQGQSSFVKDVQAIRERARQHIEDGAYTADYKADRETVIKLLNEALATEIVCVLRYRRHYFMAEGMNAESVKAEFLTHAGEEQAHADQLAERIVQLGGEPDLSPTGLADRSHSEYVEGNGLEDMIKEDLVAERIAIESYRDMIAFVGNDDPTTRRLMEEILAKEEEHAEDLVSLLK
- a CDS encoding CBS domain-containing protein — encoded protein: MSDHRKQQGADIPPRTATPRRVAGLYLESTKEEELGLLPGEAKQVREAMSTRVTIASPGTSLKDAAGLMNKLDVPVLVVYDGARLSGMLTERDMGLSHRIREAPPETAIERFMRSPIPSCYQDDLLAEAIALMRASHLDWLPVQDRRHRLVGVLSIYAASP